From one Coffea eugenioides isolate CCC68of chromosome 11, Ceug_1.0, whole genome shotgun sequence genomic stretch:
- the LOC113753185 gene encoding nicotinamide adenine dinucleotide transporter 1, chloroplastic-like, whose amino-acid sequence MSSAAAAGYCRSYREIICDAGAGAAAGAIAATFVCPLDVIKTRLQVYGLPEMARSGHRGSVIITSLQNIVRNEGFRGLYRGLSPTLAALLPNWAVYFSVYGHLKSLLHSHVDSSGQSTIAANVIAASGAGAATAVAANPLWVVKTRLQTQRMRQGVVPYHGILSALRRIAHEEGIRGWYSGLLPSLAGISHVAIQFPAYEHLKAYLAKRNSKKINELRPGEVAIASSMSKVVASLMTYPHEVVRSRLQEQGRLRNPEIHYAGVIDCIKKIFLREGLPGFYRGCATNLLRTTPSAVITFTSYEMIHRFLQSAIPPAERRSKAQPKPDSNIDSQNSTAGNEAKSSVSDQSQNTSNQRTFIPLATPDKLTTRQ is encoded by the exons ATGTCCAGTGCCGCCGCCGCCGGCTACTGTCGGAGCTATAGAGAGATCATATGCGACGCCGGCGCCGGTGCCGCTGCAG GTGCAATAGCTGCCACATTTGTATGTCCATTGGATGTAATTAAAACAAGATTGCAAGTTTATGGCTTGCCTGAAATGGCTCGTTCTGGTCATAGAG GCAGTGTCATTATTACAAGCCTACAAAATATAGTACGAAATGAAGGTTTCCGGGGATTGTATCGGGGCCTTTCACCCACATTAGCCGCATTACTTCCAAATTGGGCA GTATACTTCTCTGTTTACGGACATCTCAAAAGCCTGTTGCATTCACATG TGGATAGCAGTGGTCAGTCAACAATTGCTGCAAATGTGATTGCTGCTTCTGGTGCTGGGGCTGCAACAGCTGTTGCAGCAAATCCCTTGTGGGTTGTTAAGACCCGACTCCAG aCACAGAGAATGAGGCAGGGTGTGGTTCCTTACCATGGCATATTATCTGCTTTGAGACGAATAGCACATGAAGAAGGAATTCGAGGATGGTACAG TGGCCTTCTTCCATCTTTAGCTGGGATAAGTCACGTGGCAATCCAATTTCCGGCATATGAACATTTGAAGGCCTACTTGGCAAAAAGGA ATAGCAAAAAAATCAATGAGCTGAGACCTGGGGAGGTTGCAATTGCCTCTTCAATGTCTAAAGTTGTTGCCTCTTTAATGACTTACCCACATGAG GTTGTGCGTTCCAGGCTGCAAGAGCAAGGCCGACTAAGGAACCCTGAGATCCATTATGCAGGTGTTATAGATTGCATTAAGAAGATTTTCCTTAGAGAGGGTCTTCCTGGGTTTTACCGTGGCTGTGCAACTAATCTTTTGAGAACAACTCCATCTGCGGTTATTACTTTTACATCTTATGAAATGATACATAGATTTTTGCAGAGTGCTATTCCTCCAGCAGAGAGGCGTTCAAAAGCACAACCTAAACCTGATAGCAATATTGATTCCCAGAATAGTACTGCAGGAAATGAAGCTAAGAGCAGTGTTTCAGATCAATCTCAAAATACATCTAACCAAAGAACTTTTATTCCTTTGGCAACTCCTGACAAGCTAACAACTAGACAGTGA
- the LOC113754354 gene encoding probable protein phosphatase 2C 15, translating into MTRMGSREERHKHQHDLVPLAALLSRELRNEKMEKPAVRYGCAAQSRKGEDYVLTKTDCQRVLGNPSTSFSVFAVFDGHNGNAAAIFSRDNLLNHILSAIPRGLGREEWLQALPRALVAGFVKTDKEFQSRGQTSGTTATFVIVDGWTVTVASVGDSRCVLDTQGGAVTALTVDHRLEENVEERERVTASGGEVGRLSIFGGSEIGPLRCWPGGLCLSRSIGDMDVGEFIVPIPHVKQVKLSNAGGRMIIASDGIWDALSSEVAAKSCRGLPAELAARQVVKEALRTRGLKDDTTCIVVDIIPPDNTVQPPAPPKKYNKFQAFLFRKIFRDSSSRLSKKLSAVGIVEELFEEGSAMLAERLGNDDSSGQTTVGLFICAVCQTDLAPSEGISVHAGSIFSTSSKPWQGPFLCSDCRNKKDAMEGKRPSGVKVV; encoded by the exons ATGACAAGAATGGGGTCAAGGGAAGAGAGACACAAGCATCAGCATGATCTTGTACCATTAGCTGCACTGCTTAGCAGAGAACtgagaaatgaaaaaatggAGAAGCCAGCAGTGAGATATGGGTGCGCGGCTCAGTCCAGGAAAGGAGAGGATTATGTTTTAACAAAGACAGATTGCCAGAGAGTTTTGGGGAATCCTTCAACATCATTCTCTGTTTTTGCT GTCTTTGATGGGCACAATGGAAATGCTGCTGCAATTTTTTCTAGGGATAATTTGTTGAATCATATTTTGAGCGCCATTCCTCGTGGACTTGGACGGGAAGAGTGGCTACAAGCTCTGCCTCGGGCATTAGTTGCAGGATTTGTGAAAACTGACAAGGAATTTCAGAGCAGAG GCCAAACTTCTGGAACGACAGCGACATTTGTTATAGTTGATGGATGGACGGTGACAGTTGCATCCGTTGGTGATTCACGGTGTGTTTTGGATACACAGGGTGGTGCTGTCACAGCGCTGACTGTTGATCATAGACTTGAAGAAAATGTTGAGGA AAGGGAACGAGTTACAGCAAGTGGAGGTGAGGTTGGAAGGCTGAGCATTTTTGGCGGATCTGAG ATTGGTCCCCTTCGTTGTTGGCCAGGGGGTTTATGCCTTTCAAGATCAATCGGAGACATGGATGTTGGGGAATTTATTGTTCCAATACCTCATGTCAAACAAGTTAAG CTATCAAATGCAGGTGGGAGGATGATAATTGCATCTGATGGTATTTGGGATGCATTATCTTCAGAAGTGGCAGCAAAATCATGTCGTGGATTGCCTGCAGAACTTGCTGCAAGACAAGTGGTTAAG GAAGCATTGAGGACACGCGGCCTTAAGGATGACACAACTTGTATAGTGGTTGACATAATTCCTCCTGATAACACTGTTCAACCTCCCGCTCCACCAAAGAAGTATAACAAATTCCAAGCATTTTTGTTTAGAAAGATATTCCGTGATTCTTCCAGCAGACTATCAAAGAAGCTATCAGCTGTAGGAATAGTAGAAGAATTATTTGAAGAAGGGTCAGCAATGCTTGCAGAAAG ATTAGGAAATGATGACTCCAGTGGTCAGACAACAGTTGGCCTTTTCATATGTGCTGTTTGCCAGACTGATCTTGCTCCAAGTGAAGGCATATCAGTTCATGCTGGTTCCATATTCTCCACAAGCTCAAAGCCTTGGCAAGGGCCTTTCCTTTGTTCTGATTGTCGTAATAAGAAGGATGCCATGGAAGGGAAACGGCCCAGTGGAGTTAAAGTAGTATAA
- the LOC113753352 gene encoding uncharacterized protein LOC113753352 codes for MGSNPKHHIFCWNWPGDITSHQSPKSSTGCQFDTPWLFKSFHNLGFMAFDFVNNISQSPNQLLKIPVQLQAGIKEKGIRKKKILTWQEQGEAEQRALAAALAAGKEATVIEFYSPKCRLCSSLLNFVREVENRNSDWLNIVMADAENDKWLPELLYYDIKYVPCFVLLDKDGRALAKTGVPSSRLHVVAGVSHLLKMKRPRK; via the exons ATGGGTTCTAATCCCAAGCACCATATATTTTGCTGGAACTGGCCAGGGGATATAACCTCTCATCAGAGCCCGAAAAGTTCCACTGGCTGCCAGTTCGATACCCCTTGGCTATTTAAATCTTTTCATAACCTTGGCTTCATGGCATTTGATTTCGTCAACAACATATCACAATCTCCAAATCAGTTGCTTAAGATCCCAGTCCAGTTACAGGCTGGAATCAAAGAAAAGGGTATTAGAAAGAAGAAGATTTTGACGTGGCAAGAGCAAGGGGAGGCTGAGCAGAGAGCGCTAGCAGCTGCCCTGGCTGCTGGAAAGGAGGCAACTGTCATCGAATTCTACTCGCCCAAATGCAGGCTTTGCAgttctttacttaattttgtcCGGGAAGTCGAGAATAGGAACTCTGATTGGCTTAACATTGTGATGGCTGATGCAGAGAATGATAAATGGTTACCTGAG CTCCTCTATTATGACATAAAGTATGTGCCTTGCTTTGTCCTACTGGATAAAGATGGGAGGGCACTTGCAAAAACAGGTGTCCCAAGCAGTCGGCTGCATGTGGTGGCAGGAGTTTCTCATCTTCTCAAAATGAAACGTCCAAGAAAGTAA